In Mycobacteriales bacterium, the following are encoded in one genomic region:
- a CDS encoding ATP-binding protein: protein MGTTGALLVPHDYASAAAVRHRLCEELRAVGLSSAVLDDAVIIAGELVGNALRHARPLPDGGVRVMWDVDGDGILMQVTDGGADTEPRLQRRRASPGVRPVAGMALGGRGLAIVESLADAWGVRRQPGGTTVWARLSLRHRGSRLAG, encoded by the coding sequence GTGGGTACGACGGGCGCGCTGCTGGTCCCCCACGACTACGCGAGCGCGGCGGCGGTGCGGCACCGGCTCTGCGAGGAGCTGCGAGCCGTTGGCCTGTCCTCGGCGGTGCTCGACGACGCGGTGATCATCGCCGGGGAGCTCGTCGGCAACGCGCTTCGGCATGCGCGGCCGCTGCCCGACGGCGGCGTCCGGGTGATGTGGGACGTCGACGGCGACGGGATTCTCATGCAGGTCACCGACGGCGGCGCCGACACCGAGCCCCGGCTCCAGCGGCGTCGGGCGAGCCCCGGCGTGCGGCCGGTGGCCGGCATGGCGCTCGGCGGGCGCGGGCTGGCGATCGTCGAGTCGCTCGCCGACGCCTGGGGGGTTCGCCGCCAACCGGGGGGCACGACCGTCTGGGCACGCCTGTCGCTGCGGCATCGGGGATCCCGCCTGGCCGGCTGA
- a CDS encoding glycerophosphodiester phosphodiesterase family protein, protein MRPPLPHPQVVAHRGASSVAPEHTLEAYELAIAGGADAVECDVRLTRDGVLVCVHDRRVDRTSSGRGVVSTLELADLAQLDFAAGRRRRLDPMLVAEDEEPDLDRHGVLTLERLLEVVTSCGRPVQIAIETKHPTRYAGLVELRLAEVLRRHGLERPLPDGWAAVRVMSFASSSLRRIHVLAPEVATVLLMRRVPVRHRDGSLPPRVTIAGPSLAALRLQPQFVERAQALGHRVHVWTVNEPDDVEFVLGLGVDAIITDRPGQVLRQLGRGE, encoded by the coding sequence GTGCGCCCGCCGCTTCCCCACCCTCAGGTGGTCGCGCACCGTGGCGCCTCCTCGGTGGCGCCGGAGCACACGCTCGAGGCCTACGAGTTGGCGATCGCCGGGGGCGCCGACGCGGTCGAGTGCGACGTGCGGCTCACCCGTGACGGCGTGCTGGTGTGCGTGCACGACCGCCGCGTCGACCGCACGTCCAGCGGCCGGGGGGTGGTCTCGACACTGGAGCTCGCCGACCTGGCCCAGCTCGACTTCGCGGCCGGCCGGCGGCGCCGGCTCGACCCGATGCTGGTGGCCGAGGACGAGGAGCCCGACCTCGACCGGCACGGCGTACTCACCCTCGAGCGGTTGCTGGAGGTCGTCACCTCCTGCGGCCGACCGGTCCAGATCGCGATCGAGACCAAGCACCCCACCCGCTACGCCGGCCTGGTCGAGCTGCGCCTCGCCGAGGTGCTGCGTCGGCACGGTCTGGAGCGGCCGCTACCCGACGGATGGGCCGCGGTCCGCGTCATGAGCTTCGCGTCGAGCAGCCTGCGCCGCATCCACGTGCTCGCGCCCGAGGTGGCGACCGTGCTGCTCATGCGCCGGGTGCCGGTGCGCCACCGCGACGGCTCGCTACCGCCGCGGGTGACGATCGCCGGCCCCTCCCTCGCGGCGCTGCGCCTGCAGCCGCAGTTCGTGGAGCGTGCGCAGGCGCTCGGCCACCGGGTCCACGTCTGGACCGTCAACGAGCCGGATGACGTGGAGTTCGTGCTCGGGCTCGGCGTCGACGCGATCATCACGGATCGCCCGGGCCAGGTGCTCCGGCAGCTCGGCCGCGGCGAGTAG